The region CGCAGGGCTGGCAGGCAGACCGGGTCACCAACCAGGAGCGGCAGGCCGCACTGGAACAGCAACTCCAGAAACGCGGCCTGACTTTCCTGCCCGGGCACAACGGCGAGGGCGAATGGCAGGAACCTACCTGCCTCATCGCCAGCATCAGCGCGGAGGAACTGGCAGCACTGGGCACGGCTTTCGGTCAGGCGGCAGTGCTGCACGGCACCGGCCCGGGCGGGCAAGCCACGCTGCTGTGGCTGGACAAAGGCGGCGTGTATTGCCGCGAAGCCGGCTGGGCAGTGCGGCAGCGGCCCGACTGAAGGCTCATCTACCCCAAAGTCCAAA is a window of Deinococcus sp. Marseille-Q6407 DNA encoding:
- a CDS encoding DUF3293 domain-containing protein, with protein sequence MTTPDPQLQRAFWSTSYGTARERGWLARQPGLPPGWATGRWGIVTAWNPQGWQADRVTNQERQAALEQQLQKRGLTFLPGHNGEGEWQEPTCLIASISAEELAALGTAFGQAAVLHGTGPGGQATLLWLDKGGVYCREAGWAVRQRPD